A portion of the Choristoneura fumiferana chromosome 20, NRCan_CFum_1, whole genome shotgun sequence genome contains these proteins:
- the LOC141438997 gene encoding glutathione S-transferase 1-like gives MVLTLYKLDASPPVRAVYMTIESLGISDVEYIDVNVLELDQLKEDFIKLNPQHTIPTLVDEDFILWDSHAIMTYLINTYGENDSLYPLEPKRRALIDQRLHFDSGILFPALREATGAIIYGEATSLTPKMLDDIAKGYEFTEKFLTIPWLAGEDITVADLCCVATISTLKELVAIDEDLYPQLTDWLKRCSDEDFYKKGNEPGLLQYRELITSKLS, from the exons ATGGTGCTCACATTATACAAACTGGATGCCAGTCCTCCAGTGCGAGCTGTTTATATGACTATTGAGTCCCTTGGCATTTCTGATGTAGAATATATCGACGTTAATGTACTAGAACTCGATCAGCTGAAAGAAGACTTTATAAAA cttaaCCCTCAACACACAATACCAACTTTAGTAGACGAAGACTTTATATTATGGGATAG ccatGCTATCATGACCTATCTGATAAACACGTATGGTGAAAATGACTCTCTGTATCCATTGGAACCAAAACGAAGGGCTCTGATTGACCAGAGACTTCACTTCGATAGTGGCATTCTGTTCCCAGCCCTACGAGAAGCTACG GGAGCAATAATCTACGGAGAAGCAACATCTCTTACACCTAAAATGTTGGATGATATTGCGAAGGGATATGAGTTCACTGAGAAGTTTTTAACTATACCATGGCTAGCTGGAGAAGACATAACTGTAGCTGATCTCTGCTGTGTTGCTACTATCAGCACTCTAAAGGAATTGGTAGCCATTGATGAAGACTT GTATCCACAGCTGACTGATTGGCTGAAACGTTGCTCGGATGAAGATTTCTACAAGAAAGGGAACGAACCCGGTCTCTTACAATACAGAGAATTAATTACTAGCAAACTAAGTTAA